From Pelotomaculum schinkii, one genomic window encodes:
- the ltrA gene encoding group II intron reverse transcriptase/maturase, translating into MRKWYSLRDKVYQMENLRKSFQAVKANKGAPGMDGETIEAFEAGLSENLQKLHEELKTGTYQPQPVRRTYIEKEDKSLRPLGIPAIRDRVAQQALKNVLEPIFDPDFHPSSYGYRPGKSCQHAIAKAERFMNKYGLTYVADMDLSKCFDTLDHELIIRAVNRKVSDGQILKLVRQFLKSGVMEEGVVKETELGAAQGGPISPLLMNIYLDEFDQKMKAAGIRIVRYADDILIFGKSRKQVGQYMACAIEILEKDLKLKVNREKTCITSVHQGVAYLGVNIYEKWVAIHPKRIKRFKDKIKKLTKRNQGKNLENVTKELNPVLRGWVNYFRIANCKALLEDLMGWIRRRLRMKKMKEWKSWKALHKQLRRMGYHGNFEKISVTLWRNSASPLISMALPNRWFDTLKLFDMTKVKVGILPCYYE; encoded by the coding sequence ATGCGGAAATGGTACAGTTTGAGAGACAAAGTGTATCAGATGGAGAACCTGAGAAAGTCATTTCAGGCGGTGAAGGCCAATAAGGGAGCCCCAGGAATGGATGGGGAGACTATTGAAGCCTTTGAAGCCGGGCTTTCGGAGAACCTCCAGAAGCTGCATGAAGAACTCAAAACCGGCACATACCAACCACAGCCGGTGAGAAGAACCTACATCGAAAAAGAGGACAAAAGCCTAAGACCATTAGGAATACCCGCGATCCGGGATAGAGTGGCGCAACAGGCCCTGAAAAACGTACTGGAGCCCATCTTCGACCCGGATTTCCATCCGTCAAGCTACGGGTACAGGCCGGGGAAATCCTGCCAGCATGCGATAGCCAAGGCGGAAAGGTTCATGAATAAATACGGACTCACATATGTTGCCGACATGGACCTGTCCAAATGCTTTGACACGCTGGACCATGAGTTAATAATCAGGGCAGTAAACAGGAAAGTCAGCGACGGGCAGATTCTGAAACTGGTGAGGCAGTTCCTGAAATCAGGAGTGATGGAAGAAGGAGTGGTAAAAGAGACGGAACTGGGCGCAGCCCAGGGCGGACCAATCTCCCCATTGCTTATGAACATCTACCTTGATGAATTTGACCAAAAGATGAAGGCAGCCGGGATACGAATAGTGCGTTATGCAGATGATATCCTGATTTTCGGAAAAAGCCGGAAACAGGTAGGTCAGTACATGGCCTGCGCCATAGAGATACTGGAAAAAGACCTGAAGCTAAAGGTGAACCGGGAAAAGACCTGCATAACCAGCGTACATCAAGGTGTGGCCTACTTGGGAGTTAACATATACGAAAAGTGGGTGGCCATACATCCAAAAAGAATCAAACGCTTCAAGGACAAGATCAAGAAACTGACCAAAAGGAATCAGGGAAAGAATCTGGAGAACGTCACAAAAGAACTTAATCCTGTATTGCGCGGTTGGGTTAACTATTTCAGGATAGCCAACTGCAAGGCATTGCTGGAGGATCTGATGGGCTGGATAAGAAGGCGGCTCCGGATGAAAAAGATGAAGGAATGGAAGTCATGGAAAGCGCTACACAAGCAGTTGCGCCGGATGGGATATCACGGAAATTTCGAGAAAATCTCTGTAACACTCTGGAGAAATTCAGCGAGCCCGTTAATCAGCATGGCGCTTCCAAACCGGTGGTTCGACACGCTTAAGCTGTTTGATATGACAAAGGTAAAAGTCGGGATTTTGCCTTGTTATTATGAATGA
- a CDS encoding transglycosylase domain-containing protein yields the protein MARRLKRKLKLSRFFFLLLGIAIIGAGCVLAAVLFTSIRDLPVISPGALESGASTMIYDKDGNLVTNVGLKNSVPVDLEEIPDNVKNAFLAIEDPAFYQHHGISIRGIARAAWSDLTSRQIVEGGSTITQQLVKVSFLTLDQTVKRKIQEVILAFQVERRYTKDEILEMYLNNTFFGEGAYGIQAAAQTFFGKDVSELTLEEGALLAGLPQAPSAYNPFKIYTLEGQEKEKQINTVISRRNAVLNSMVKNNFISQEQANQAKDTELKLDTNEVSQRQYPYPYFLDYVTEQLIEKYGEAEVFKGGLKVYTSLDPKIQLIAEAAMSRSSNFPSSSADANGVVQPQGAVVVLDPQTGHIVALVGGREHTQKRSWNRASQTTRQPGSAFKPIAAYGPAIEYLGRGAASVVDDVPVSYGSYSPRNSDGVFRGLLTLREALTRSVNIVAVKLLNDTGINNAVRFASGLGINLDPDVHGLSMALGGLHEGVTPLQMAAAYGAFANHGVYIEPTAIIRVEKADGIILDQHVSKQRSAMKATTAYLITDMLRSVIQSGTGTGAQIGRPAAGKTGTTDEGKDIWFVGYTPELTAAVWIGYDTPTSMQQAYGGMYPAKIWQEIMSKALSGLPVQGFTPPTGVVSATVDSKSGLLPGPNTPADSLVTDLFAEGTVPTEQDNVHVFVEVCAASGQLPNQYCPDRIIKPLIKLPYQVPATVLDYAQRVPTETCTIHGQGITPEQTGAPVNPAIPVTKPNKTNQTENQSDKDKSQ from the coding sequence TTGGCAAGAAGGTTAAAAAGGAAGTTAAAACTTTCACGGTTCTTTTTTCTTCTGCTGGGCATCGCCATCATAGGCGCCGGCTGCGTGCTGGCGGCCGTGCTCTTTACCAGTATCAGGGATTTGCCGGTGATCAGCCCGGGCGCCCTGGAATCCGGCGCCTCCACCATGATTTACGACAAGGACGGCAACCTGGTTACCAATGTTGGTCTTAAAAACAGCGTTCCGGTTGATTTAGAGGAAATCCCCGACAATGTTAAGAACGCCTTTTTGGCCATAGAAGACCCGGCTTTCTACCAACACCACGGCATCAGCATCCGCGGTATTGCCAGGGCCGCCTGGTCCGATCTGACCTCCAGGCAAATCGTTGAGGGAGGCAGCACCATTACCCAGCAGCTGGTCAAAGTCTCTTTTCTGACCCTTGACCAAACCGTCAAGAGAAAAATCCAGGAAGTTATCCTGGCCTTCCAGGTGGAAAGGCGCTACACCAAGGATGAAATCTTGGAGATGTATCTCAATAATACATTCTTCGGTGAAGGCGCCTACGGCATTCAGGCCGCTGCCCAGACCTTTTTTGGTAAAGATGTAAGCGAGCTTACCCTTGAGGAGGGAGCCCTGCTGGCCGGACTTCCTCAGGCGCCAAGCGCCTACAACCCATTTAAAATTTATACTTTGGAAGGCCAGGAAAAAGAAAAACAAATTAATACCGTTATTTCAAGGCGTAACGCTGTACTAAACAGCATGGTCAAGAACAATTTTATCTCTCAAGAGCAAGCTAACCAGGCCAAGGATACGGAACTGAAGCTGGACACCAATGAGGTTTCCCAACGACAGTACCCGTATCCATATTTTCTTGATTACGTAACTGAACAACTGATTGAAAAGTACGGCGAGGCTGAGGTATTCAAAGGAGGTCTTAAGGTATACACCTCCCTTGATCCTAAAATACAGCTGATTGCCGAGGCAGCTATGAGCAGGTCCTCCAACTTCCCCTCCTCAAGCGCAGACGCCAACGGTGTCGTGCAACCCCAGGGGGCAGTGGTAGTCCTCGACCCTCAAACCGGTCATATCGTTGCTCTGGTGGGTGGGCGGGAACATACCCAGAAGAGGTCCTGGAACCGGGCCAGCCAGACAACACGCCAGCCGGGTTCTGCTTTCAAACCCATCGCCGCTTACGGGCCGGCCATTGAATACCTTGGACGCGGGGCTGCCTCGGTGGTTGACGATGTCCCGGTAAGCTATGGCTCCTACTCGCCACGCAACTCTGACGGTGTCTTCCGGGGCTTGCTAACCCTGCGGGAGGCTCTTACCCGTTCAGTGAACATAGTTGCCGTAAAACTTTTAAATGACACCGGGATTAATAATGCTGTCCGGTTTGCATCCGGGCTTGGCATAAATCTTGATCCGGACGTGCACGGCCTCAGCATGGCGCTTGGCGGCCTGCATGAAGGGGTGACACCGCTGCAGATGGCGGCTGCATATGGCGCTTTTGCCAACCATGGTGTGTACATTGAGCCTACCGCCATCATTAGAGTTGAAAAAGCAGACGGGATCATCCTCGATCAGCATGTCTCCAAGCAGCGATCGGCCATGAAGGCTACCACCGCTTATCTGATTACAGACATGCTGCGCTCGGTGATCCAGAGCGGTACCGGAACCGGCGCCCAAATCGGGAGACCGGCGGCGGGTAAAACCGGGACCACCGACGAAGGTAAGGACATCTGGTTTGTTGGTTATACCCCCGAGCTTACGGCGGCAGTGTGGATCGGCTACGATACTCCCACATCCATGCAGCAGGCTTATGGCGGCATGTATCCGGCCAAAATCTGGCAGGAAATTATGAGCAAAGCCTTAAGCGGCCTTCCGGTCCAGGGCTTCACCCCACCGACCGGGGTGGTCTCGGCAACGGTCGACAGCAAGTCCGGTCTTTTGCCGGGGCCAAACACACCTGCCGACTCTTTGGTAACGGACTTGTTTGCTGAAGGAACAGTGCCAACGGAGCAGGATAATGTGCATGTCTTTGTGGAAGTTTGCGCGGCCAGCGGGCAGCTCCCCAACCAGTACTGTCCTGACCGGATTATCAAACCACTGATTAAACTGCCCTACCAGGTCCCTGCCACCGTACTGGATTACGCCCAGCGTGTACCTACTGAGACCTGCACTATACACGGCCAGGGTATTACGCCGGAACAGACCGGAGCTCCGGTCAACCCGGCCATCCCGGTTACAAAACCCAACAAAACCAACCAGACTGAGAACCAAAGCGATAAAGATAAAAGCCAGTAA
- a CDS encoding carbohydrate-binding protein has product MYNQGWSDQQRGVQVKALNPQASDITVYYTGLLNKAGATQVFLHAGFGDPKHWSVTEDYRMQRTPEGWKKSFNMEDNTVSFCFRDSGNNWDNNNGNNWTYRIT; this is encoded by the coding sequence GTGTACAATCAGGGATGGTCCGACCAGCAACGCGGTGTGCAGGTAAAGGCCCTTAACCCTCAAGCCAGTGACATTACGGTTTATTATACCGGCCTGCTAAATAAGGCAGGAGCAACCCAGGTATTTCTTCATGCGGGTTTTGGCGACCCCAAGCACTGGAGCGTCACGGAAGATTACCGCATGCAGCGTACACCGGAAGGTTGGAAAAAGAGCTTCAACATGGAAGACAATACCGTTTCCTTTTGTTTCCGGGATTCGGGCAACAACTGGGACAATAACAACGGAAACAACTGGACTTACAGAATAACCTAA
- a CDS encoding fibronectin type III domain-containing protein — MRFKAKCRALSWLLTALMLLSSFLNIMPLTVAGAETDTTPPAWENGTLNATAVTDQSLTLDWSGAQDDTGVTGYIVYENSSVLTMVYGADTCDVSGLQPATSYNFAVQALDAAGNESATGPGVTVTTATVASGSTDQTAPAWTDGVLDTANITATGLTLNWSGASDDTAVTGYKVYQGTELLVALGDVATYDVSGLSAASAYTFTVQALDAAGNESSNGPTAAATTATTATTAATPESDATAPAWPSDSTLTASNVAQNSLTLTWTEATDNVGVTGYEIYQDNTVLATVDGNTLNYNVTGLTAGTPYSFKVEAGDAAGNWSSGGPSADATTAAAVTADTRVTAYLASINSDNITSTNIEAIDSSVLAPLNPIIKLKFAYNVIANTAQNINCITLLDSSGQQVPNVNVFSLGDTSNTQNPEKTNLFVQPQTQLTPNSTYKIVVSPDVTFKNGSTLGEPAVEIPFTTVADIPDVALTSALLSGQTLTLTGLPDGAELEYRIVTGSTSGDWTALPYTGTTAAIDAAALSILTGTSQVEVRVKGGDGATASKTVFLTEDGNQVEMQNGVPLCFEDNVTVTAENLDPAATNRVSLKRTVINRKYFITPVGFAYEFYLQGTGDGKKVTLTFPVDPSLDINKMSVYTGDLLYLTPDRSQADNHLISVTATDVPEAGGTFVYQVFYDNTAPGPVAFTAPPTVDIENYKIVFPQIQCYDNDCISYVEVYRDGKMVGYVDGSGGFGSATFTDADSTLQVGQTYAYNMKAYDPMGNWSWCANNATPEDEEPNLTGGVKVLFSSDADVFATIRQQLEDGTIPIVYADGDSADHVVTDIQLPFTTSVDEQVRIWWTSSDPEIIKMSSAESARVIKTADGSDKVVTLTATIKRGEVIDPVTVSKQLRVTWEPWANGVMPVHTLSELQYAINRDNIQTIILKDGFPDFPNNVFDAKGKTLVVEPFAVNAINSAGVNIIIKNAVIDANQTSDPSLSSNPVLNYSFVALAQSRCGYNFENVEFKGGENLDSFILSHGGSLVLTNCRFGSTKVAPVIVTQGNAVNEPTGIRIENCTFDGAGKPGYGVLYDKIGTLTAVNNTITGYQGTMTSGGPSAGLLITPGRTATLIGNKISNCDDGILVQTKSTANTVINGVKITDAASAATAGTALLTNNELTAGSGPVVVVNNVDSVFHPVVLYQAATDDQTASSLGAPAWAANSTLTASAIDETELTLTWSGASDTVGVTGYRVYQGADLIAIVSNTSCHVTGLRPGQTYQFRVEAGNAEGKWSLDGPVTTAATLPNTLPVWPEGSKVTVTAVNPNSVILSWTPATDKEGLHAYWIGVNGQRTARWTAPGCLGCEVNELQPDTEYTFQIYAEDALSRLYSPGPSVTARTAASSAMNWSINNKIIVSNLKSTSLTLNWAQPWQSASSGLQYKLYQNGEVLTTFTYGYTLLPFTCRYNVTGLQPGTTYNFKLELMDTENSETTDGPSISVTTPAQGSQSGYIGQPVDIYFQGDTEWMNSISDVLLGVQGAWPDLGTSVFNQCTITPGHILIAAGVFENPKNDTVVIRANGYPDIFVNQIMVADSSSKLLAPSLAAAVNNTVGLSVKLTFADNEAWRAAITGITVDGAVVDKARYSVAAGVITIDPSVFTAAKDYAIVVNATGYNDAAVTQTMKALASNTWGDVNNDGTVNILDVVQAVNFASGKTTPTAAQLNAADLNGDGNINILDVVQMVKKAVGN; from the coding sequence ATGCGTTTTAAAGCAAAGTGTCGCGCCCTGTCCTGGCTGCTCACGGCATTGATGTTGCTATCGTCGTTCCTTAATATCATGCCGTTGACTGTAGCAGGCGCAGAAACGGATACAACTCCGCCCGCCTGGGAAAACGGTACGCTCAATGCCACCGCTGTGACTGATCAAAGCCTGACCCTGGACTGGTCCGGCGCCCAGGATGACACCGGGGTGACGGGCTACATAGTATATGAGAACAGCTCTGTGCTGACCATGGTGTATGGGGCCGATACCTGTGACGTCAGCGGCCTGCAGCCCGCAACATCCTACAATTTCGCAGTGCAGGCGCTGGATGCGGCCGGCAATGAAAGCGCAACCGGACCCGGCGTCACAGTAACAACAGCAACAGTTGCTTCGGGTTCAACAGATCAAACTGCACCCGCCTGGACTGACGGAGTGCTCGACACGGCCAATATAACAGCGACCGGCTTGACTCTGAATTGGTCAGGAGCAAGCGATGACACGGCTGTAACCGGTTATAAAGTCTATCAGGGGACAGAACTTTTAGTTGCGCTGGGGGATGTTGCAACTTATGACGTCAGTGGCCTGAGCGCTGCCAGCGCATATACCTTTACAGTACAAGCCCTGGATGCCGCCGGCAATGAAAGCAGTAACGGACCTACGGCCGCTGCAACAACTGCAACGACTGCAACAACAGCAGCAACACCTGAAAGCGATGCCACAGCGCCCGCATGGCCGTCCGACAGCACCTTGACAGCGAGTAATGTGGCTCAAAACAGTCTGACCCTGACTTGGACTGAGGCCACCGACAATGTGGGTGTGACGGGCTACGAAATATACCAGGACAATACGGTTCTGGCGACAGTCGATGGAAACACGTTGAATTACAATGTCACCGGGCTAACCGCCGGCACTCCATATAGCTTTAAAGTCGAAGCCGGTGATGCGGCGGGCAACTGGAGCAGCGGCGGCCCGTCTGCTGATGCGACTACAGCAGCTGCTGTAACCGCGGACACCAGAGTCACCGCTTATCTGGCTAGCATCAACAGCGATAACATTACTTCAACGAATATAGAAGCAATTGACAGCAGTGTATTGGCGCCGCTAAACCCCATTATTAAACTGAAGTTTGCCTATAATGTGATAGCTAACACTGCCCAGAATATCAACTGTATTACTTTGCTGGACAGCAGCGGCCAGCAGGTGCCAAACGTGAATGTATTTAGTTTGGGAGATACAAGTAATACACAAAATCCCGAGAAAACCAACTTATTTGTTCAACCCCAGACCCAGTTAACTCCCAACTCAACTTATAAGATTGTCGTATCACCGGACGTTACCTTTAAAAATGGAAGTACACTGGGTGAGCCTGCGGTGGAGATTCCCTTTACCACAGTGGCGGACATCCCTGACGTTGCTTTGACAAGCGCCTTGCTGTCCGGCCAGACATTAACTTTGACCGGACTACCTGATGGAGCCGAACTGGAATACCGGATTGTTACCGGCAGCACCTCCGGTGACTGGACTGCCCTGCCCTATACGGGAACGACGGCGGCAATTGACGCTGCTGCATTAAGCATCCTTACCGGAACCAGTCAGGTGGAAGTGCGGGTCAAAGGCGGGGATGGCGCAACAGCCAGCAAGACTGTCTTCCTGACCGAGGACGGGAACCAAGTGGAGATGCAAAACGGCGTTCCTCTTTGTTTTGAAGACAATGTCACCGTCACGGCGGAAAACCTTGATCCTGCTGCGACCAACCGGGTCAGTCTTAAGCGTACTGTGATCAATAGAAAGTATTTTATCACTCCAGTAGGGTTTGCTTATGAGTTTTATCTCCAGGGTACCGGAGACGGTAAGAAAGTAACCCTTACTTTCCCGGTGGACCCGAGCCTGGATATCAACAAGATGTCTGTATATACCGGGGATCTGCTGTACCTGACCCCGGACCGCAGTCAGGCTGATAATCACCTGATTAGTGTAACCGCCACCGATGTGCCGGAAGCGGGCGGGACTTTTGTCTATCAAGTCTTCTACGACAATACGGCACCCGGACCGGTGGCTTTTACAGCCCCTCCCACTGTTGATATCGAGAATTATAAAATTGTCTTCCCGCAGATCCAGTGCTATGACAATGATTGTATCAGTTATGTTGAAGTGTACCGGGACGGCAAAATGGTGGGTTACGTTGACGGCTCCGGAGGGTTCGGAAGCGCTACCTTCACAGACGCCGACTCCACTCTGCAGGTAGGTCAGACTTACGCCTACAATATGAAAGCCTATGACCCCATGGGCAATTGGAGCTGGTGTGCTAATAATGCAACCCCGGAGGATGAAGAGCCCAATCTCACAGGGGGCGTCAAAGTATTGTTCAGTTCAGACGCCGATGTGTTTGCCACGATTAGGCAACAGCTTGAAGATGGGACTATTCCCATTGTTTATGCGGACGGGGACAGTGCCGACCACGTGGTTACCGATATCCAACTGCCTTTTACGACGTCCGTGGATGAGCAAGTCCGTATTTGGTGGACTTCCAGTGATCCGGAAATTATTAAGATGTCATCTGCAGAATCTGCTAGGGTGATTAAAACAGCTGACGGTAGTGATAAAGTGGTAACCTTAACGGCAACGATAAAACGCGGTGAAGTAATTGATCCTGTCACTGTATCGAAACAGCTGCGGGTGACCTGGGAACCCTGGGCCAACGGGGTTATGCCTGTTCATACCTTGTCTGAACTCCAGTATGCTATAAATCGGGACAATATTCAGACGATTATTCTTAAAGATGGTTTTCCTGATTTTCCCAATAATGTCTTTGATGCCAAGGGCAAGACCCTTGTAGTGGAGCCATTTGCAGTTAATGCTATTAACAGCGCCGGTGTTAACATAATTATCAAAAATGCCGTGATTGACGCCAACCAGACCTCAGACCCAAGTTTATCCTCAAACCCGGTTTTAAACTATTCCTTTGTGGCTCTGGCGCAAAGCCGGTGCGGTTATAACTTCGAAAACGTGGAATTCAAGGGCGGGGAAAACCTGGACAGTTTCATCCTCTCCCACGGCGGCAGCCTCGTGCTTACCAATTGCCGCTTCGGCAGCACCAAAGTGGCGCCTGTCATCGTTACACAGGGTAATGCGGTCAATGAGCCAACGGGCATCAGGATTGAGAACTGTACCTTCGACGGCGCCGGCAAACCTGGCTATGGTGTACTCTACGATAAAATCGGAACCCTTACCGCTGTTAACAACACCATTACAGGATACCAGGGAACCATGACCAGCGGCGGACCTTCGGCGGGATTACTGATCACCCCGGGCCGTACTGCGACCCTGATCGGGAACAAGATCAGCAATTGTGATGACGGCATTTTAGTTCAAACCAAGTCGACAGCCAATACCGTCATCAATGGTGTAAAGATCACCGATGCGGCGTCTGCAGCGACTGCGGGAACAGCCTTGCTGACAAATAATGAACTGACCGCCGGCAGCGGACCGGTAGTTGTTGTCAACAACGTGGACAGTGTTTTCCATCCGGTGGTCTTGTATCAGGCGGCAACGGATGACCAGACTGCCTCCTCCCTGGGAGCGCCTGCCTGGGCGGCGAACAGTACCCTCACCGCCAGTGCCATTGATGAAACGGAACTGACTCTCACCTGGAGCGGAGCCAGTGATACCGTGGGCGTGACCGGATACCGGGTGTACCAGGGAGCTGACCTGATCGCTATAGTCAGTAATACTTCCTGCCATGTCACCGGCCTGCGGCCCGGTCAAACCTATCAGTTCAGAGTTGAAGCCGGCAATGCCGAGGGGAAATGGAGTCTGGACGGTCCTGTTACCACTGCTGCGACTCTGCCCAATACTCTCCCGGTCTGGCCGGAAGGCAGTAAGGTCACTGTAACTGCAGTAAACCCCAACAGTGTAATACTGAGTTGGACCCCGGCTACTGATAAAGAGGGGCTCCACGCCTATTGGATCGGTGTTAATGGTCAAAGGACAGCCCGCTGGACTGCACCGGGCTGCCTGGGCTGTGAAGTTAATGAATTACAACCGGATACCGAGTATACTTTCCAGATCTATGCTGAAGACGCGTTGAGCAGGTTGTATAGCCCCGGTCCCAGTGTAACCGCCAGAACAGCAGCCAGCTCCGCTATGAACTGGTCCATAAATAACAAAATTATTGTCAGCAACCTCAAAAGCACCAGTCTTACCTTGAATTGGGCGCAGCCCTGGCAAAGCGCCAGTTCAGGATTGCAATACAAACTGTACCAGAATGGCGAAGTATTGACTACTTTCACCTACGGCTACACCCTTCTTCCCTTTACCTGCCGCTACAATGTAACGGGACTGCAACCAGGGACGACTTACAACTTCAAGTTGGAGTTAATGGATACAGAGAATTCCGAAACCACAGATGGGCCCAGCATCTCCGTCACCACTCCGGCTCAGGGCAGCCAGAGCGGATACATCGGGCAGCCGGTGGATATCTATTTTCAGGGCGATACGGAATGGATGAATTCAATCAGTGACGTGCTCCTGGGAGTTCAGGGCGCCTGGCCGGATCTCGGTACTTCTGTTTTCAATCAGTGCACCATAACCCCGGGCCATATCCTGATTGCTGCCGGTGTGTTTGAAAACCCCAAGAATGATACGGTAGTGATCAGGGCCAACGGGTATCCGGATATTTTTGTCAACCAGATCATGGTTGCAGATTCCTCTTCAAAATTATTGGCGCCATCCCTGGCAGCTGCTGTTAATAACACCGTCGGCCTGTCAGTGAAGCTAACCTTTGCCGACAATGAAGCCTGGCGGGCGGCCATTACCGGCATAACCGTAGACGGTGCGGTTGTGGACAAGGCCAGGTACAGCGTCGCTGCCGGTGTCATCACCATTGATCCGAGTGTTTTTACTGCAGCTAAAGACTATGCAATCGTAGTAAACGCCACAGGTTATAACGACGCTGCGGTTACCCAAACCATGAAGGCATTAGCTAGCAATACCTGGGGTGATGTAAACAATGATGGTACAGTTAATATCCTGGATGTTGTGCAGGCAGTTAACTTCGCTTCAGGTAAGACAACTCCGACTGCGGCGCAGTTAAATGCTGCCGACCTCAATGGTGATGGTAATATCAATATCCTGGATGTGGTGCAGATGGTGAAAAAGGCTGTAGGAAATTGA
- a CDS encoding LysM peptidoglycan-binding domain-containing protein encodes MDYVIQPGDTLTSIAARFGVTVEDIVRVNPILVNPNAIYPGQIIHIPIAGVSPIPKGSLYIIQPGDTLTSIALRYNIPPGALLQFNPQITNPNLIYPGQIITIPLPYAALPQMPVTPIQKPNLPPNFPPFDPF; translated from the coding sequence ATGGACTACGTCATCCAGCCCGGTGATACGTTAACATCCATCGCGGCCCGCTTTGGTGTCACTGTTGAAGACATTGTCAGAGTCAACCCAATACTTGTAAATCCGAATGCCATCTACCCCGGGCAGATTATCCATATTCCAATCGCAGGTGTAAGCCCCATACCAAAGGGGTCGCTTTACATTATCCAGCCTGGAGATACGTTGACTTCAATCGCATTAAGGTATAATATCCCGCCGGGGGCGCTATTGCAGTTCAATCCCCAAATTACCAATCCCAACTTGATTTACCCCGGTCAGATTATTACCATTCCCCTGCCTTATGCAGCCTTACCACAGATGCCGGTGACCCCAATACAAAAACCGAACTTGCCTCCCAACTTTCCACCCTTCGACCCCTTTTGA
- a CDS encoding cupin domain-containing protein, with product MFVGSVKNLEEIKVNAPGAVNAFKKTLIGPQEGWEGWVMRLFSLKDGGKSPRHSHPWPHINYILRGQGVLFVDGKETLLGEGSVAYVPAGSLHQFSSTSNEELDFICIVPEEGDK from the coding sequence GTGTTCGTTGGCAGCGTCAAAAACCTGGAAGAAATAAAAGTTAACGCCCCCGGTGCGGTAAATGCTTTCAAAAAGACCTTGATCGGCCCACAGGAGGGGTGGGAAGGCTGGGTTATGCGCCTTTTTTCTTTGAAAGACGGCGGCAAGTCGCCCCGCCACAGCCATCCCTGGCCGCATATAAATTATATCCTGCGCGGGCAGGGGGTTTTATTCGTCGACGGTAAGGAGACTCTCCTGGGAGAAGGTTCGGTTGCATACGTGCCCGCCGGTTCACTCCATCAGTTCAGCAGTACCTCAAACGAGGAGCTTGACTTCATCTGCATCGTACCTGAAGAAGGCGATAAATAA
- a CDS encoding Ig-like domain-containing protein encodes MNFGNRLKQIRERQMLSTSKLSKQSGLSQSFIWRIESGEKQPTLETLRKLSLGLGMSLGELLGEELLSEPESPKINRIVGNIRKLPVEQVDALDLFIASLSQGHAAGENPLTLQAINLNHPDQDRFEIELVFSANVSAIMDHRIPDGTQRNMTGFHLFDDGMKEVPIDVIPGNKKMLGQRAERTFIVRPQIRLTDGRAYKLNISKLLQANNYKYLKENHTITFSTYEIIDITPFNKKLCSPYLSLTLDGSNISSGDENVPVNTDIRLTFSSNVVANAVRNHNLQCFSMESSKKQPVEIDVTMAEPNDNSEKKKEIIIHPRHGLHRNTVYILTISENLQGANQKLLGTDKVITFTTGNANITGTDEQDGSSIA; translated from the coding sequence ATGAACTTTGGTAATCGCTTGAAACAGATTAGAGAACGCCAGATGCTTTCAACATCCAAGTTATCCAAACAATCCGGTCTAAGCCAGTCGTTTATCTGGAGAATTGAATCCGGAGAAAAGCAGCCGACGCTTGAGACTCTAAGGAAACTATCACTTGGGCTGGGGATGAGTTTAGGCGAGTTGCTCGGTGAAGAGTTGTTGAGTGAACCTGAATCGCCGAAGATCAACAGGATCGTCGGCAATATACGAAAACTCCCGGTCGAACAGGTTGATGCGCTTGATTTATTTATCGCCTCGCTTTCCCAGGGACACGCGGCTGGTGAGAACCCATTAACCTTACAGGCAATTAATCTTAACCACCCTGATCAGGATCGTTTTGAAATTGAGTTGGTCTTCTCTGCCAATGTTTCCGCCATCATGGATCACCGGATCCCGGACGGCACACAGAGGAATATGACGGGCTTCCATCTGTTTGACGACGGGATGAAAGAAGTGCCTATCGATGTCATACCCGGAAACAAAAAAATGCTTGGGCAGAGAGCTGAAAGAACCTTTATTGTTAGGCCCCAGATCCGGCTTACTGACGGAAGGGCGTATAAGCTGAACATATCCAAACTCTTGCAAGCCAATAACTACAAATATCTGAAAGAAAACCACACGATCACATTTTCAACGTACGAAATCATAGACATCACGCCCTTTAACAAGAAACTGTGCAGTCCTTATCTTTCACTGACACTGGACGGCAGCAATATCTCATCCGGCGACGAGAATGTTCCGGTTAATACCGATATCAGGCTGACATTTTCCAGCAACGTCGTTGCCAATGCGGTGCGGAACCACAATCTGCAGTGCTTTTCTATGGAAAGCAGCAAGAAGCAGCCCGTTGAGATAGATGTTACCATGGCTGAACCGAATGATAATTCCGAGAAGAAAAAGGAAATCATTATCCATCCCCGGCACGGCTTACATAGAAATACTGTCTATATCCTGACCATCTCCGAAAACCTTCAGGGCGCCAATCAAAAGCTGTTGGGAACCGACAAAGTTATCACCTTCACCACCGGCAATGCCAACATCACCGGTACCGATGAACAAGACGGCTCATCGATTGCGTAG